CTAACAGGATTTGAAGGCATGGCTACCGGGTGGTAAATATCAGCATGGCGATCTGTAAATTTACTACAGGACGATATACAGATGGTTGTTAAAAAGGCAATCCCGAAGCCCAAAAAAAGTTTTATTTCTTGCATGATAATTAATTTCATTATTTGGATTTTACAGGCTACAGATGATAACGGAAGCCTAATAAAAATGATAGCTTATAATAATCTTTCTGAACGGTAATGGCGTTGCTGCTTTCCTGAAGGGGTAATGCATACCTGCCTGTTAAAAAAGCGTTTGGCTGATGAATTTGTACTGTAAGCGGCGAATTGGTGATATTGTTTACTTTGGCATATACTGAGAATTTTTTCAAAAATGCCTTTTCCATAGAAAAGTCTAATTGGCTGCCTGGATTCTGATAGTAATCTAACCCCAGGTAAGGACTTACCAGTATTATACGGCTACCGGTGTACACGTATGCAATTTGCATATCGAGGCCATTTTTAAAACTTTTATACAATAAAGACACGTTAGCAATGTGGTCTGCCTGCCCTTGCAAAGGTCTTGTATCGCTTACGTCGGTGCTACTTATTTGCCCCGATGCATCCCTTGACAAATAGCTTTTAGAGGTAGTAACCCTTGAGTGTGTATAGGTGTAATTTGCCATTACACCAAAGTTGCCAACATATTTGGTTACGGTTACTTCAGCGCCAAAATTGGTAGCTACGCCAAAATTAACAGGGGTAAGTTTTAAGGCACTGCTGTAAGTGCTGCTTTGCGATTGGGTTGTAAGTTCTATTGGATTTTTGATCCGTTTGTAAAAACCACCTATTAATACCTGGTCTGTTTTGCCCGGAAAAAATTCATACCTCAGGTCAACGTTATCGGCAGTAGAGCGGTCAAGTGCGTTGTTGCCATTTAAAACGAAGTAATCTGTAACGGTGCTGGTAGGCACTATTTCAAAATACCCTGGGCGGGATATCGCTTTATAGTAGGCCAGGCGTAGATTTTGTTTGCTGGTAAGGCTGTATTTCAATTGCAGGCTTGGCAGCAGGTCGTTGTAGTAAATGGTACCGAATCTACCATCTGCCACCTCTGGCTGCACGGTTTGGTAATGATCGTATGTATGCTCTACACGTAAACCACCCAATGCTTCCAGTTTTGGTGTAAGCATTATTTTTCCTTGTACATAACCGGCATATATATTTTCGGTTGTGCTATAGGTATTGGCATTTATTTCACCCGTACCGCCGGCATATACACCAAAAAAGTCGTATTGTGCATTATATATATTAGTATAAAGTTGCGCTGTACTGGTGCTGGATAGTAAGGCAGCAAGTGTATAAGGATTGTAATAATTATCTCTTTTTTTATGCCTTACCAGTCCACCTGCTTTAAATTCCGCATTGCGGTGCAATACGGTTGTTTTATAAGTAAGGTTTAAATAGAGCGATGCATCTTTATCGGTGTTATGAAACCATTCGCGTATCATTTGCCCGTCTAACATTTCTGGTGTACTGGTGGCAACGCCTGCATGATTGGTAGTAATAGCGTGCAGTGTAGTAAATGCAGCCTGATCGGGTATCTGCTGTTTTGCGGCAGAGTAAACGGCAGACCAATCGAACAGAAAGCGCTTGCCCAAGTCGTGTTTGCCCTGTAAGGTTGTATTAAGAATGGTTTGTTCCGTCCATGTAGTTCTTTTTTGTATAAGTACGTTGCCGTTGCCGGGGCCAGTGCGTTGTATAGACAAAACAGAGTCTATTGTGTTACGGGTTTGAAACTGGTTGGTGTTAATATAGGTAGCAAAGAGGCTTATTTTCTGGCCTGGGCTTAATTGATAATCCAGCTTGGTATACAAGCCTAAACGCCTGTCCTCAAATGAATAGTTGCGTAAAAAAATATCAGAAAACGCTGGTACATTTCCAATTGCCGGCTGCGATGTTGGAAAAAAGAAGCTGGAATTGGTACCCCTGTAAATATCCTGGTAACTGCCCGATATAACAGCACCAAACTGCCTGCGCCTGCCAAACCTGTTACCGATTGTTAATCCATATGTTGAGTTAACCGGGTTGGGTTTATTGGTAAGATTCAGGTTGTCTTTAGGAAAATCTTTTGAAGTAGCCACATAACCGGCCACATTATTTTCTGCAGGTGATTTTTTGTTAATGACACTATGGCTAAAACTTTCAAAAGGCTGGCTCCCGAAAATAGTGCTGTAACCAACAGAAACATTGGCCTGGAGAAATAATTTTTCCGGGGCATCTTTCATTACAAGATTAATAGTACCACCTATTGCATCGCCTTCCATTGAAGGGTTCAATGACTTACTTACTTCTAAATTTTGCAACAATTCCGAAGGAAAAAGATCTAAAGGCACATACCTGTTATTATTATCGGGGCTGGGTATTTTAATGCCATTGACCAGTGTGGTATTGTAGCGCTTATCCATACCCCGAATAACGGGGTAGCGTCCTTCGCCGGAGCTGCTTCTGTCAATTACAACGCCCGACACGCGCTGCATTACATTTGCCACAGTTATATCGGGCAAAAGCTGAATGGTTTTCGCCGAAAGCACATTTACAATTTGATTGGCATTTTTTTCATTTACCCTTTCAGAAGAACCGCCGCTGCTTTTTACAACCACACTTTTCATAACAACGGTATGAAGTTCCAATTCGGCATTTACCACTGCAACGTCGGTGCTGAGATTTGCCTCCAGCTCCAGGCTGTTGTACCCAACAATACTAACTACAATGGTGTATTGACCGATTTTCAGGTTTTTAAACGAGTATTTGCCTTCCAGGTTGGTCGATGTAGTAAAGCTTATTCCATTGCCTTTTAATCTTATTGTAGCACCTGGTAATATTTCTTTGG
The genomic region above belongs to Chitinophaga sp. 180180018-3 and contains:
- a CDS encoding TonB-dependent receptor yields the protein MIFHLLFITTIVRAGTISGIVTDKASKEILPGATIRLKGNGISFTTSTNLEGKYSFKNLKIGQYTIVVSIVGYNSLELEANLSTDVAVVNAELELHTVVMKSVVVKSSGGSSERVNEKNANQIVNVLSAKTIQLLPDITVANVMQRVSGVVIDRSSSGEGRYPVIRGMDKRYNTTLVNGIKIPSPDNNNRYVPLDLFPSELLQNLEVSKSLNPSMEGDAIGGTINLVMKDAPEKLFLQANVSVGYSTIFGSQPFESFSHSVINKKSPAENNVAGYVATSKDFPKDNLNLTNKPNPVNSTYGLTIGNRFGRRRQFGAVISGSYQDIYRGTNSSFFFPTSQPAIGNVPAFSDIFLRNYSFEDRRLGLYTKLDYQLSPGQKISLFATYINTNQFQTRNTIDSVLSIQRTGPGNGNVLIQKRTTWTEQTILNTTLQGKHDLGKRFLFDWSAVYSAAKQQIPDQAAFTTLHAITTNHAGVATSTPEMLDGQMIREWFHNTDKDASLYLNLTYKTTVLHRNAEFKAGGLVRHKKRDNYYNPYTLAALLSSTSTAQLYTNIYNAQYDFFGVYAGGTGEINANTYSTTENIYAGYVQGKIMLTPKLEALGGLRVEHTYDHYQTVQPEVADGRFGTIYYNDLLPSLQLKYSLTSKQNLRLAYYKAISRPGYFEIVPTSTVTDYFVLNGNNALDRSTADNVDLRYEFFPGKTDQVLIGGFYKRIKNPIELTTQSQSSTYSSALKLTPVNFGVATNFGAEVTVTKYVGNFGVMANYTYTHSRVTTSKSYLSRDASGQISSTDVSDTRPLQGQADHIANVSLLYKSFKNGLDMQIAYVYTGSRIILVSPYLGLDYYQNPGSQLDFSMEKAFLKKFSVYAKVNNITNSPLTVQIHQPNAFLTGRYALPLQESSNAITVQKDYYKLSFLLGFRYHL